One genomic segment of Caballeronia sp. TF1N1 includes these proteins:
- a CDS encoding DUF6496 domain-containing protein: MPEKKTVESATKAKRAGKSASTQAGNFVKEQIDHIREGKHGAKSAKQAIAIGLSEARRSGVKVKTPKKATTSEATREKAAQDTKAAHRTRKSPSTESKAKRSATSTRVLKRESTKAASHKSLSRQAHASASRRSAADRSAAAKKGWATRRKNASAASKGSSARHSAR, from the coding sequence ATGCCCGAAAAGAAAACCGTCGAAAGCGCCACCAAGGCGAAGCGCGCAGGCAAGTCCGCCAGTACCCAGGCGGGCAATTTCGTGAAAGAACAGATCGATCACATCCGCGAGGGCAAGCATGGCGCGAAGTCCGCGAAGCAGGCCATCGCCATCGGTCTATCCGAAGCCCGCCGCTCCGGCGTAAAGGTCAAGACGCCGAAGAAGGCCACCACGTCCGAGGCCACGCGCGAGAAAGCCGCACAAGACACGAAAGCCGCGCATCGCACGAGAAAGAGTCCGAGCACGGAGTCGAAGGCAAAGCGTTCCGCGACGTCCACGCGCGTGCTGAAGCGCGAAAGCACGAAGGCGGCATCGCACAAGTCGCTGTCGCGGCAGGCGCATGCAAGCGCGAGCCGGCGCTCGGCGGCGGATCGCTCGGCTGCCGCGAAGAAGGGCTGGGCAACGCGGCGCAAGAACGCCAGCGCTGCATCGAAGGGTTCATCTGCGCGTCACTCGGCACGTTGA
- a CDS encoding LysR family transcriptional regulator — protein MELTLTQLRIFVAVAEAGSLRAAARRLTIAQSGITQQLRKLEALAGGPLFERDVRGVRLTSAGERLRVRADLILGECAKTEEEMRQMRGELTGSVALGLAADATMRLFPALLASFRERCPRIDVHLTSATSRVLTSWVREGRLDFALALIAPDADIHDMETTRLFDSNVAVIARKGHPLARARKLSSLCNAEWVSTRHAGNKLSALFDTARLTPPNVAVTTEAVFDTLHCITASDYLALEPASLVAHPFFREHITVIPIAERAAPTPVCLLRRAGVPLTPAAQELAMMAVSFARMLPRAADQRAE, from the coding sequence ATGGAATTGACGCTGACCCAGTTGCGAATCTTCGTGGCCGTTGCAGAGGCGGGCAGCCTGCGCGCGGCCGCGCGGCGTCTGACGATTGCGCAGAGCGGCATCACTCAGCAGTTACGCAAGCTGGAAGCGCTAGCGGGCGGGCCGCTTTTCGAACGCGATGTACGTGGCGTGCGGCTGACGAGCGCCGGCGAACGCCTGCGTGTGCGCGCCGATCTAATACTCGGCGAATGTGCGAAGACCGAAGAAGAGATGCGTCAGATGCGCGGCGAATTAACCGGCAGCGTTGCGCTTGGTCTGGCAGCCGATGCGACCATGCGGCTTTTTCCCGCGCTGCTCGCGAGCTTCAGAGAGCGCTGTCCGCGTATCGATGTGCATTTGACGAGCGCGACGTCGCGCGTGCTGACGTCATGGGTGCGCGAGGGACGGCTCGATTTTGCCCTCGCACTCATTGCGCCCGACGCGGACATCCATGATATGGAGACGACACGGCTGTTCGATTCCAATGTCGCGGTGATCGCGCGGAAGGGGCATCCGCTTGCACGCGCGCGCAAGCTTTCGAGTCTCTGCAATGCCGAGTGGGTGAGCACGCGTCACGCGGGCAACAAGCTGTCCGCGCTATTCGACACGGCCCGGCTCACGCCGCCCAACGTCGCGGTAACCACCGAAGCGGTCTTCGACACGCTTCATTGCATTACCGCAAGCGACTACCTCGCGCTCGAACCGGCGAGCCTCGTGGCGCATCCGTTTTTTCGGGAACACATCACCGTGATCCCGATTGCCGAACGCGCCGCGCCGACGCCCGTCTGCCTGCTTCGAAGAGCCGGCGTGCCGCTCACGCCCGCGGCGCAAGAACTCGCGATGATGGCCGTATCGTTCGCGCGAATGCTCCCGCGCGCGGCGGATCAACGTGCCGAGTGA
- a CDS encoding transporter substrate-binding domain-containing protein, translating to MLSSALAATLAMSPFVASAKDADTLRLGIDPGYPPMDVKTPDGHVAGFDVDLGDEICRRIAMRCQWVELEFSGMIPALQARKIDGIMSSMAITDKRMKRIAFSTKLFQFRSRLIARSGASLAPSAQGLAGKRVGVQSGSQFETYAMKNWQPGGVEIVAYQSQEGVFNDLVAGRLDAALLGSVEAEHGFLKTARGAGFAFVGAPLSMGDHGVGMGMRQDDAALKTKVDKAVTDMRADGTYQKIAHKYFDFDVYGD from the coding sequence ATGCTCAGCAGCGCTCTTGCCGCCACGCTTGCGATGTCTCCGTTCGTTGCGAGCGCGAAGGACGCCGATACCTTGCGCCTGGGCATCGACCCTGGTTATCCGCCGATGGATGTGAAGACGCCCGACGGCCATGTCGCGGGCTTCGACGTCGATCTCGGCGATGAAATCTGCCGCCGCATCGCGATGCGCTGCCAGTGGGTCGAGCTGGAATTCTCCGGCATGATTCCGGCGCTGCAAGCGCGCAAGATCGACGGGATCATGTCGTCGATGGCGATCACCGACAAGCGCATGAAGCGGATTGCGTTTTCGACGAAGCTGTTCCAGTTCCGCTCACGTCTGATCGCAAGGAGCGGCGCGTCGCTCGCGCCGAGCGCGCAGGGTCTCGCCGGCAAGCGCGTCGGCGTGCAAAGCGGCAGTCAGTTCGAGACCTACGCCATGAAGAACTGGCAGCCGGGCGGCGTGGAAATCGTTGCGTATCAGAGTCAGGAGGGTGTGTTCAACGATCTCGTCGCGGGCCGGCTCGATGCCGCGTTGCTCGGCTCGGTCGAAGCAGAGCACGGCTTCCTGAAGACCGCGCGCGGCGCGGGCTTCGCGTTCGTCGGCGCACCGCTTTCCATGGGCGATCATGGCGTGGGCATGGGCATGCGCCAGGACGATGCCGCGCTGAAGACGAAGGTCGACAAGGCCGTGACCGACATGCGCGCGGACGGCACGTATCAGAAGATCGCGCACAAGTACTTCGACTTCGACGTCTACGGCGACTGA
- a CDS encoding succinylglutamate desuccinylase/aspartoacylase family protein has translation MQTRHTPLASTTLGTARELVSFHFGAERSGEKVYIQASLHADETPAMLTAWQLKKRLMQLEGEGRLRGEIVLVPVANPVGLSQHVLGQFLGRFEANSGHNFNRGFPMPPAQALIERIGMAWSSSDAAYNARLLRCAVRDMLGEMRAKNEFESLRLTLLTLASDADIVLDLHCSLEATMHLYTSPASWPALEPLAHYLGANGVLLATDSGGQSFDEIHALLWNEVRALLGGDVPLGGPNIAATVEHRGQRDVSYETAQHDADAIVDFLIARGVIEGEARALPPLVLGATPLAGSEQLIAPVSGIVVYRASVGARLKAGDAVFDIVDPLTDAVTTVATKNDGVFYMRRAIRFAQAGAPMGRVTGQTAFRTGVLIGA, from the coding sequence ATGCAAACACGACACACGCCGCTCGCTTCCACGACGCTCGGTACGGCGCGCGAACTCGTCAGCTTTCATTTCGGTGCGGAACGAAGCGGCGAGAAGGTCTACATCCAGGCCTCGCTGCATGCTGACGAAACCCCCGCGATGCTCACGGCGTGGCAGCTGAAGAAGCGTCTGATGCAACTCGAAGGGGAAGGGCGCTTGCGTGGCGAGATCGTCCTCGTGCCGGTGGCGAATCCTGTCGGCTTGTCGCAGCATGTGCTCGGGCAATTCCTTGGCCGCTTTGAGGCGAATAGCGGCCACAACTTCAACCGCGGTTTTCCGATGCCGCCCGCGCAGGCGTTGATCGAACGTATCGGCATGGCGTGGTCGAGCAGCGACGCCGCATACAACGCGCGCCTCTTGCGTTGCGCCGTGCGGGACATGCTCGGCGAAATGCGCGCGAAGAACGAGTTCGAGTCGCTGCGGCTGACGCTGCTGACGCTCGCATCCGATGCCGACATCGTGCTCGATCTGCATTGTTCGCTCGAAGCCACGATGCATCTCTACACGAGCCCGGCAAGCTGGCCCGCGCTGGAACCGCTTGCGCATTATCTTGGCGCGAACGGCGTGCTGCTCGCAACGGATTCGGGCGGGCAGTCGTTCGACGAAATCCACGCGCTCTTGTGGAACGAAGTCCGTGCGTTGCTCGGCGGCGACGTGCCGCTCGGTGGGCCGAACATCGCGGCGACGGTGGAGCATCGCGGGCAGCGCGACGTGAGCTACGAGACGGCGCAACACGATGCGGATGCCATCGTTGACTTTCTGATCGCGCGCGGCGTGATCGAAGGCGAGGCGCGCGCGTTGCCGCCGCTCGTACTCGGCGCGACGCCGCTTGCGGGCAGCGAGCAATTGATTGCGCCGGTGAGCGGCATCGTCGTGTATCGCGCGTCGGTCGGGGCGAGGTTGAAGGCTGGCGACGCGGTGTTCGATATCGTCGATCCGCTGACGGATGCCGTGACCACGGTCGCGACGAAAAACGATGGCGTGTTTTATATGCGGCGTGCGATCCGTTTCGCGCAGGCCGGTGCACCGATGGGGCGGGTGACGGGGCAGACGGCGTTCAGGACGGGGGTGTTGATCGGGGCGTGA
- a CDS encoding methyltransferase domain-containing protein translates to MLEQQLRLRGFERIRSYDPFGEASDHTSLIDRYGVVLAFEVFEHHVEPLRLVETLASLIEGNGAMLISTLFVPQSNLRDDIGQWWYCMPRNGHVSFYTASALALLALVNGLEAATFSEGLHLLYRGEFPDWARHVNHTLLP, encoded by the coding sequence ATTCTCGAACAGCAACTTCGGCTTCGCGGGTTCGAACGAATACGCTCGTACGATCCCTTTGGCGAAGCGTCCGACCATACGTCACTGATCGACCGATACGGCGTCGTGCTTGCATTCGAAGTCTTCGAGCATCACGTCGAGCCGCTTAGACTCGTCGAAACACTGGCAAGCCTTATCGAGGGCAACGGCGCAATGCTCATCAGTACGCTGTTCGTTCCTCAAAGCAATTTGCGCGATGATATCGGACAGTGGTGGTATTGCATGCCTCGCAACGGCCATGTGTCGTTTTATACGGCGTCTGCACTGGCGCTACTGGCATTGGTGAACGGTCTCGAAGCCGCGACATTCAGCGAAGGCCTGCATCTTCTTTATCGCGGCGAATTTCCGGATTGGGCGAGGCACGTCAACCACACGCTCCTGCCCTAA
- a CDS encoding glycoside hydrolase family 28 protein: MKSPKPSAGSLSRRSFVKLAGVSASAPLFGGISAMSLLSACGGHDDSAPATVQDAIWGPSGSATQIVNALKGVSTSMVPSRQFLVTDYGAKPCAVVAAANPYTDATKSPLSSGADQTQAPGSFDSRPAFFAAIAACSAAGGGRVVVPAGNWYCAGPIVLQSNVDFHLSANCEIFFSPNPADYAKDGPIDCGPNGKLFYSRWQANDCLNYGPPVYARNQTNVALTGEGDTSVLNGQAMTPFAGSGNTATSWWTWKGNNGVYGCVSSSTPSQASSNSKNVDLKTAAPGISDALYAELTNPATPWQQDQNYLPALSEAGVAIEKRIFGLGHYLRPCMVEFIGCTNVLMESYRTINTPFWQHHPTDCKNVVMRSVTVDSIGPNNDGFDPDACDMVLCESVVFNTGDDCIAIKSGKDLDTQYGPAQNHVIQNCTMNSGHGGITLGSEMGGGVQKIYARNLQMLNKFWATNSLNIAIRVKTNMNRGGFVKDFYVDNVTLPNGVSLTPSGYGSSLLAGSPINATVPLGVATASAANPSAAQGGIITFDCDYQPSKDAIRTRPALVQNVNISNVKASNVTANGATGSCFQAIVAQGPVAFDYNGPAPVPAIPAITGVTITDCDFGTPVAAGPATAATPGPIYAYNVHDIVLKNTVIAGQTLNQTVSDAR, from the coding sequence ATGAAATCCCCAAAACCGTCAGCAGGTTCACTATCACGACGTTCTTTCGTCAAACTCGCGGGCGTCTCGGCAAGCGCCCCACTTTTCGGCGGAATCAGCGCAATGAGCCTTCTTAGCGCCTGCGGCGGTCATGACGATTCGGCCCCGGCCACCGTGCAAGACGCGATCTGGGGGCCGTCCGGCTCCGCCACGCAAATCGTCAATGCGCTCAAGGGTGTATCGACGTCGATGGTGCCGAGCCGTCAGTTCCTCGTCACCGATTACGGCGCGAAGCCATGCGCTGTCGTGGCGGCGGCGAATCCTTATACGGATGCCACGAAGTCGCCCCTGAGCAGCGGCGCCGATCAGACGCAAGCGCCCGGCTCGTTCGATTCGCGTCCCGCCTTCTTCGCGGCAATCGCGGCGTGCAGCGCGGCGGGCGGCGGACGCGTCGTCGTGCCAGCGGGCAACTGGTATTGCGCGGGGCCGATCGTGCTGCAATCGAACGTCGACTTTCATCTGAGCGCGAACTGCGAAATCTTCTTCAGCCCGAACCCGGCCGATTACGCGAAAGACGGCCCGATCGACTGCGGCCCGAACGGCAAGTTGTTTTACAGCCGCTGGCAGGCAAACGATTGCCTCAACTACGGCCCGCCCGTCTATGCGCGCAATCAGACCAACGTCGCGCTCACGGGCGAAGGCGATACGTCCGTGCTCAATGGCCAGGCAATGACGCCCTTTGCCGGCAGCGGCAACACCGCGACGAGCTGGTGGACGTGGAAGGGCAATAACGGCGTGTATGGCTGCGTCAGTTCGTCGACGCCGTCACAAGCGTCGAGCAACTCGAAGAACGTCGATCTCAAAACCGCCGCGCCCGGCATCTCCGATGCGCTCTACGCCGAACTCACCAACCCCGCCACGCCGTGGCAGCAGGACCAGAACTATCTGCCCGCGCTGTCCGAGGCGGGTGTCGCTATCGAGAAGCGCATCTTCGGTCTCGGGCATTATCTGCGGCCTTGCATGGTGGAATTCATCGGTTGCACGAACGTGTTGATGGAGAGCTACCGCACCATCAATACGCCGTTCTGGCAGCATCATCCGACCGACTGCAAGAACGTGGTGATGCGCAGCGTGACGGTGGACAGCATCGGTCCGAACAACGATGGCTTCGACCCCGACGCCTGCGACATGGTCCTGTGCGAAAGCGTCGTGTTCAACACGGGCGACGACTGCATCGCCATCAAGTCGGGCAAGGATCTCGACACGCAATACGGCCCGGCGCAAAACCACGTCATTCAAAACTGCACGATGAACAGCGGCCACGGCGGCATCACGCTAGGCAGCGAAATGGGCGGCGGCGTGCAGAAAATCTATGCGCGCAATCTGCAGATGCTCAACAAGTTCTGGGCGACCAACTCGCTGAACATTGCGATTCGCGTGAAGACGAACATGAATCGCGGCGGCTTCGTGAAAGACTTCTACGTCGATAACGTGACCTTGCCCAACGGCGTCAGCCTCACCCCGTCCGGTTACGGCAGCAGCCTGCTCGCGGGCAGTCCGATCAACGCGACCGTGCCGCTCGGCGTGGCGACGGCCAGCGCGGCGAATCCATCGGCGGCGCAGGGCGGCATCATCACCTTCGATTGCGATTATCAGCCGTCGAAAGACGCCATCCGCACGCGTCCCGCTCTCGTGCAGAATGTGAACATTTCCAACGTGAAGGCGAGCAACGTCACGGCGAACGGCGCGACGGGATCGTGTTTTCAGGCGATCGTCGCGCAAGGACCGGTCGCGTTCGATTACAACGGCCCCGCGCCGGTGCCGGCCATTCCGGCCATCACCGGGGTGACCATCACCGATTGCGATTTCGGCACGCCCGTTGCGGCCGGACCGGCGACGGCGGCAACGCCCGGGCCGATCTATGCGTACAACGTGCATGACATCGTGTTGAAGAACACGGTGATCGCGGGGCAGACGTTGAATCAGACGGTGAGTGACGCGCGGTAA